Proteins from a genomic interval of Lolium perenne isolate Kyuss_39 chromosome 1, Kyuss_2.0, whole genome shotgun sequence:
- the LOC127326471 gene encoding zinc finger CCCH domain-containing protein 37-like, giving the protein MASHALEHGLYLDPAALAYSWAEPDNIPPQLLVALGEYLSSSSCSSPSAADADPESEADDDFMMYEFKVRRCARARSHDWTACPYAHPGEAARRRDPRRVAYSGDPCPDFRRRPGGAACPRGTACPLAHGTFELWLHPSRYRTRPCRAGPACRRRVCFFAHAAGELRGCKGGAAGEYSSPLALSPKSTLTSLWESPPVSPVEGRVVRWVDEDDADAEVEELMLAMRHLSFAKAKPFSSTGAQQVLPPVTDDDGPDLGWVSELVM; this is encoded by the coding sequence ATGGCGAGCCACGCCCTCGAGCACGGCCTCTACCTCGACCCGGCCGCGCTGGCCTACTCCTGGGCCGAGCCGGACAACATCCCGCCGCAGCTCCTCGTGGCCCTCGGCGAgtacctctcctcctcctcctgctcctccccctccgccgccgacgccgaccCCGAGTCCGAGGCGGACGACGACTTCATGATGTACGAGTTCAAGGTGCGGCGCTGCGCGCGCGCGCGGAGCCACGACTGGACCGCCTGCCCCTACGCGCACCCGGGGGAGGCGGCCCGGCGCCGGGACCCGCGCCGCGTCGCATACTCCGGGGACCCCTGCCCGGACTTCCGCCGCAGGCCCGGCGGCGCCGCGTGCCCGCGCGGGACGGCCTGCCCGCTCGCGCACGGCACCTTCGAGCTCTGGCTCCACCCGTCCCGCTACCGCACGCGCCCCTGCCGCGCGGGGCCCGCGTGCCGCCGCCGCGTCTGCTTCTTCGCGCACGCCGCGGGCGAGCTCCGCGGCTGCAAGGGCGGGGCCGCCGGGGAGTACTCCTCGCCGCTCGCGCTCTCGCCCAAGTCCACCCTCACCTCGCTCTGGGAGTCGCCGCCCGTTTCCCCCGTGGAGGGCAGGGTCGTCAGGTGGGTGGACGAGGACGACGCCGACGCCGAGGTCGAGGAGCTCATGCTCGCCATGCGTCACCTCAGCTTCGCAAAGGCCAAACCGTTTTCTTCTACCGGAGCGCAGCAGGTGCTGCCGCCGGTGACGGACGACGACGGGCCAGACCTCGGTTGGGTGTCCGAGCTGGTCATGTGA
- the LOC127337988 gene encoding BTB/POZ and MATH domain-containing protein 3-like: MSSSSLPAKDLEESVYFKDDVFRVRCDITVTKEIVAELTTPRAVVVPPSDMHQHLAWLLSSSEGSDVAFEVGGETFPAHRCILSASSEPSSSVENAAARVRIDDMEPKAFRAMLHFVYTDSLAEGSTAAMAQHLLVAADR, from the coding sequence atgtcctcatcaagtCTACCGGCAAAGGACCTGGAGGAATCCGTTTACTTCAAGGATGACGTGTTCAGGGTCAGGTGCGACATAACGGTGACAAAGGAGATCGTCGCGGAGCTCACCACGCCTCGGGCGGTCGTGGTGCCGCCGTCGGACATGCACCAACATCTTGCATGGCTCCTCTCGTCCAGCGAGGGCTCCGACGTCGCCTTCGAGGTCGGCGGCGAGACGTTCCCCGCGCACAGGTGCATCCTCTCCGCATCTTCAGAGCCGAGCTCCTCGGTCGAGAACGCCGCCGCTCGCGTACGGATCGATGACATGGAACCCAAAGCGTTCAGAGCTATGCTGCACTTCGTCTACACCGACTCGTTGGCCGAGGGTAGCACGGCAGCCATGGCTCAGCACTTGCTCGTGGCGGCGGACAGGTAA